A window of Phoenix dactylifera cultivar Barhee BC4 unplaced genomic scaffold, palm_55x_up_171113_PBpolish2nd_filt_p 000608F, whole genome shotgun sequence contains these coding sequences:
- the LOC103724352 gene encoding probable BOI-related E3 ubiquitin-protein ligase 2, with the protein MRRERGGGFKYKGTGGKSSGCLRIRSLSGLAWRGRRSSSAIMVVQAQHPSNAFAPDFRVSVKGSLPGTTPTNALLESYSHLGEQQKIFVNGAGISDPGSELTCNASGSRKRNREDDEVMVLPQPGPSNQLEQYHHHHHHQISHGLGFATTAAAGVPKLPEKAIPATLINPNCAGLQLPHEQSRLQGSAGTSTSGRPPAISPLAQDLLSHLYHQGLEIDALVRFQSEKIRSGLEEARKRHCRALISILEQRAVKRLKEKEAELESVSRRNAELEEKARQIAAESQIWFDVAKNNEAIAASLRTTLEQALLQNAASGSGGRVKEGYGDSDGAPFLADDAQSCCFEEAAVAERGITGGGQEEGLRRRRWCKVCQQKEVDVLLLPCRHLCLCRDCESMVHTCPICQSLKNESFQIFMG; encoded by the exons AtgcggagagagagagggggaggcttTAAATATAAGGGGACAGGTGGTAAGAGCAGTGGTTGCCTCCGAATCCGCTCTCTCTCGGGGCTTGCTTGGAGGGGCAGAAGGAGCAGCAGCGCTATAATGGTCGTCCAAGCGCAGCACCCGTCCAACGCCTTCGCTCCGGATTTCCGCGTCAG TGTTAAAGGCTCTCTCCCCGGAACCACTCCGACCAACGCTCTGCTTGAATCCTACAGCCATCTCG GAGAGCAGCAGAAGATTTTTGTTAATGGAGCGGGGATCAGCGACCCTGGGAGCGAGCTGACGTGCAATGCCTCGGGATCGAGGAAGAGGAATCGGGAAGACGACGAAGTCATGGTTCTCCCCCAGCCTGGCCCCAGCAACCAGCTGGAGCagtaccaccaccaccaccaccaccagatCTCTCACGGTCTGGGATTCGCTACCACCGCTGCCGCCGGCGTTCCTAAGTTGCCGGAAAAGGCCATCCCCGCCACCCTCATAAACCCGAACTGCGCTGGGTTGCAGCTGCCACACGAGCAGAGCCGGCTGCAGGGTTCTGCCGGCACGTCCACCAGCGGGCGGCCGCCGGCCATCTCCCCCCTCGCCCAGGACCTCCTTTCTCATCTCTACCACCAGGGCCTTGAAATCGACGCCCTCGTCCGATTCCAG AGCGAGAAGATTCGATCGGGATTGGAGGAGGCGCGGAAGAGGCATTGCCGGGCTTTGATCTCGATCCTGGAGCAGAGGGCGGTGAAGAGGCTAAAAGAGAAAGAGGCGGAGTTGGAGAGCGTGAGCCGGAGGAATGCGGAGCTGGAGGAGAAGGCGAGGCAGATCGCGGCGGAGAGCCAGATCTGGTTCGACGTGGCCAAGAACAATGAGGCCATCGCCGCCAGCCTGAGGACCACCCTCGAGCAAGCCCTTCTACAGAACGCCGCCTCCGGCAGCGGTGGCAGGGTCAAGGAGGGATACGGCGACAGCGACGGCGCGCCGTTCCTGGCGGACGATGCGCAATCATGCTGCTTCGAGGAGGCTGCGGTGGCCGAGAGGGGAATCACCGGCGGTGGCCAAGAGGAGGGGCTCCGGCGCCGGAGGTGGTGCAAGGTGTGCCAGCAAAAGGAGGTGGACGTTCTGCTGCTCCCATGCCGCCATCTTTGCTTGTGTAGGGACTGCGAATCGATGGTTCACACGTGTCCCATCTGCCAGTCTTTGAAGAATGAAAGCTTTCAGATCTTTATGGGCTGA